A single Salmo salar chromosome ssa19, Ssal_v3.1, whole genome shotgun sequence DNA region contains:
- the LOC106578927 gene encoding synaptopodin 2-like protein yields the protein MVAEEVVVTLSGGAPWGFRLQGGAEHQTPLQVAKVRRRSKACRADLREEDELVAIGDHVCAELNHAQAMMLIDSHRHTLSLRVKRSGFHSVVLPGRIHTATHTDGPACFTLTSPPDSEAYYGETDSDADTHTHIHRRQRHTPPDARSPGRQQEEEETSEISGYESAPDGGVSLQGTWEQLPTLGNGGIQQWEQPTGSRTGGFQPGVPRREVVYQPQPPQAPPEWTHPARPVLHHAQGEPVVGGEVEGEGDSGFQEAGGSLVLACSPLVSPERAKGAMMLGSSSQMVPMVGAQLTPLSDELSATYKEKARQAKLQRGESVVDRQVKEARTKCRSIASLLTDAPNSNSKGVLMFKKRRQRAKKYTLTCFGRVEGEVGAETGGETEGEEEEGSSFPSGSEVDEEGFAGTFDPTWDSEYLDILDRRSSACPSTYNSRPQTPTNQSSGLDSLAYQSPEMNMSFNQGSGMNAPAYQSPGLDYIAYQGKETEQYEQQRKLAPPVTYNSAPNTSLTVSLSNGGSAGMSRASVVLTSPSHTPMPPQPDLNTNPNPPGGIHNRTARPFTSGLTPSRPPATPVIFRAVQPTSGLTMVSKPTAAVSMVTIAPPRPSGAPEAMRAVSSTSLYIPPRPTASILSPPPLVLSPPSSPTRTPSQPFPSPSVYTATFSPSSDHSPSHYPPQPTQHFCSLTAPQPFSPPPPHAPVYPSSAMAAQPFSPPSSSNQPFSPSSATPYIPSLAQTQPPPPLTFNSYVSMTNPAMVTPSTAQTPASDSLSSREQRIAVPASRTGILAEARRRSNKKPMFRPSVENKKDVSPNPALLELLQNPDAPTRIGPGPMGPSGGVSGEAGGESGPEEDWLKLGAEACNFMQAQRGSKPPPVAPKPQPPPQVPQLAGKGGQLFARRQSRMDRYMVETPSSPQPGPGHPRQPSPTPSLPSQFKYSSSCRAPPPISYNPLLSPSCPLQAQRQRVGVAGQGGGSAGHKAAPGGQKAQGIKALDIMSRQPYQLNPSLFSYGGGTPKGQNKMPRVYEVKRFSTPPPTGPAPTVIIPRSATTLGEPMWRSDVISLPPTATSCYQSLSTPPYQPQPQWVPPTPAPTGPLPQLPSFSSVHVPNPNPYPSQPHAPNKVTVSLRVPLI from the exons ATGGTAGCAGAGGAGGTGGTGGTCACTCTCTCAGGAGGGGCTCCATGGGGCTTCAgactgcaaggaggagcagagcaCCAAACACCACTGCAGGTGGCCAAG GTGCGACGGCGTAGTAAGGCATGCAGGGCCGAcctgagggaggaggatgagttGGTTGCCATCGGCGACCATGTGTGTGCAGAGCTCAACCACGCTCAGGCAATGATGCTCATCGACTCCCATCGACACACTCTCAGCCTCAGGGTCAAGAG GTCTGGGTTCCACTCTGTGGTCCTGCCGGGTCggatacacacagccacacacactgaCGGGCCGGCCTGCTTCACCCTCACCTCCCCCCCTGACAGTGAGGCCTATTATGGAGAGACGGACAGCgatgcggacacacacacacacatacaccgccGCCAGCGACACACACCTCCGGATGCGCGCTCTCCCGGTcgccagcaggaggaggaggagacttcGGAGATAAGCGG gtaTGAGAGCGCTCCAGATGGGGGGGTTTCCCTGCAGGGGACCTGGGAGCAACTACCCACACTGGGAAATGGGGGGATCCAACAGTGGGAGCAACCAACGGGATCGAGAACAGGGGGGTTTCAACCTGGAGTACCACGCAGGGAGGTGGTCTACCAACCCCAACCCCCGCAGGCCCCGCCAGAGTGGACCCACCCAGCCCGGCCCGTCCTACACCATGCGCAGGGGGAGCCggtggtgggaggagaggtggagggagagggagacagtgggtTCCAGGAGGCAGGGGGGAGTTTGGTTCTGGCCTGCTCACCCCTGGTGTCTCCAGAGCGGGCTAAAGGAGCCATGATGCTGGGCTCCAGCTCACAGATGGTTCCCATGGTGGGCGCCCAGCTGACCCCACTCAGTGATGAACTGTCTGCTACGTACAAGGAAAAGGCCCGGCAAGCCA agctgcagagaggagagagtgtcgTAGACAGGCAGGTGAAAGAGGCTCGTACTAAATGTCGTTCGATCGCCTCCCTGCTCACCGACGCTCCAAACTCCAACTCCAAAGGAGTTCTCATGTTCAAGAAGAGACGCCAGCGTGCCAAGAAGTACACCCTCACCTGTTTTGGCCGcgtggagggggaggtgggtgctgagactgggggagagacggagggagaggaggaggaggggagttcCTTCCCCTCGGGTTCAGAGGTGGATGAAGAGGGCTTTGCTGGAACCTTTGACCCCACCTGGGACAGCGAATACCTGGACATACTGGATAGGAGGAGTTCTGCCTGCCCCTCCACCTATAACTCAAGGCCCCAAACACCAACTAATCAGAGCTCAGGGTTGGATTCCTTGGCCTATCAGAGCCCAGAGATGAACATGTCATTCAATCAGGGGTCTGGGATGAATGCCCCAGCCTATCAGAGCCCTGGGCTGGACTACATAGCCTATCAGGGGAAAGAGACGGAGCAGTATGAGCAGCAAAGGAAATTGGCCCCTCCTGTCACCTACAACTCTGCCCCTAACACCTCCCTGACTGTAAGTTTGTCCAATGGGGGCTCAGCAGGGATGAGTCGGGCCAGTGTGGTTCTGACTTCCCCCTCTCACACCCCTATGCCCCCCCAGCCTGACctaaacactaaccctaacccgccTGGGGGAATCCATAACCGCACGGCACGCCCCTTCACCTCAGGCCTCACCCCATCGCGCCCACCAGCCACCCCTGTCATCTTCCGAGCCGTCCAGCCCACTTCTGGCTTAACAATGGTTTCCAAACCCACTGCTGCGGTATCCATGGTAACCATCGCCCCCCCTCGCCCTTCAGGGGCGCCCGAGGCCATGAGAGCGGTCTCCAGTACCTCCCTCTACATCCCCCCTAGACCTACtgcatccatcctctctcctcctcctcttgttctctctcctccatcctctcctacCCGCACTCCCTCTCAGCCTTTCCCTTCTCCCTCGGTTTATACTGCCACCTTCTCTCCTTCTTCTGACCACTCTCCTTCTCATTATCCTCCTCAACCCACCCAACACTTCTGTTCCTTGACTGCTCCTcaacctttctcccctcctcctcctcatgccCCAGTCTATCCATCCTCTGCCATGGCTGCCCAGCccttctctcctccatcttcttctaatcaacccttctctccttcctctgccaCACCTTACATTCCCTCCCTTGCTCAGACCCAACCCCCTCCTCCCTTGACCTTCAACTCCTATGTCTCTATGACAAACCCTGCCATGGTGACCCCCTCCACTGCCCAGACCCCTGCCTCTGATTCATTGTCGTCCCGTGAGCAGCGTATCGCCGTCCCCGCCTCCAGAACAGGCATTCTCGCGGAGGCGCGTCGTCGCAGCAACAAGAAGCCCATGTTCCGTCCTTCTGTGGAGAACAAGAAGGACGTGTCTCCCAACCCGGCCCTGCTGGAGCTGCTCCAAAACCCAGACGCACCGACCAGGATAGGCCCAGGCCCCATGGGGCCTAGTGGAGGAGTTAGTGGGGAGGCTGGAGGTGAGTCAGGCCCTGAAGAAGACTGGTTGAAGCTGGGGGCTGAGGCCTGTAACTTCATGCAGGCACAGAGAGGCTCCAAGCCCCCTCCTGTGGCCCCTAAACCCCAGCCTCCTCCACAGGTGCCCCAGCTAGCAGGGAAGGGGGGTCAGCTGTTCGCCCGTAGGCAGAGCAGGATGGATCGCTATATGGTGGAGaccccctcctcaccccaaccCGGTCCCGGCCACCCCCGCCAGCCCTctcccacaccctccctcccctctcaatTCAAATACTCCTCCAGCTGCAGAGCCCCCCCTCCCATCAGCtacaaccccctcctctccccctcctgcccTCTCCAGGCCCAGCGCCAGAGGGTGGGGGTAGCAGGACAGGGTGGGGGTTCAGCGGGGCATAAAGCCGCCCCTGGGGGTCAGAAGGCTCAAGGCATCAAGGCTCTGGACATCATGAGTCGCCAGCCCTATCAGCTAAACCCCTCCCTCTTCAGCTACGGGGGCGGGACTCCCAAGGGCCAAAACAAGATGCCACGTGTGTATGAGGTCAAACGCTTCTCCACGCCACCTCCCACAGGCCCCGCCCCTACTGTCATCATCCCACGGTCAGCGACCACACTAGGAGAACCGATGTGGAGGTCTGATGTCATTTCTCTTCCCCCAACAGCCACTTCCTGCTACCAATCACTCTCTACCCCCCCCTACCAGCCTCAGCCCCAGTGGGTCCCTCCTACTCCAGCCCCCACAGGCCCCCTCCCGCAGCTCCCGAGCTTCTCCTccgtccatgtccctaaccctaatccctacCCCTCCCAGCCCCACGCCCCCAACAAGGTAACAGTCAGTTTAAGAGTGCCCCTGATCTGA